The Anopheles maculipalpis chromosome 3RL, idAnoMacuDA_375_x, whole genome shotgun sequence genomic sequence ACACATTAGCCTTCTTtgtctttcttcttctgcttctggtTCTGCTTATTGATTCTGATAGAAATTATCGATCATTTCCTGTTGTTCCGACTCGATGCGCTGTAGATATTGGTACTCTATCTTTAATTTGTCCAGCTCAACCATTTTTTCGATTATTTCACTCTGCAACGAAAATCAGAACCAATGGAGTAGCTTATAAAGGAGGCAAAGTGACCTAACAAATACCTGAATCTGCTGCTGTTCCGATTCACGTTGCTTGGAGAAAGTTTTCAGCATGTTCTGTACACCGACCGCACGCATCTTTTCCTGGTCCACTTCGGCCGCAAACACCTCGACAATGTTCGCAAACTGGTCAATGATTCGACGAAAATCAGTCAGTTCTGGAAAGGAAGATTTTCGCAGAAAGACTCAATTTCGCAGCTTTGTACTGGATCTGCCGCCATCGAGGACTTACTCTCGGCAAACCGTTCACACTCATCCTTcagttcgttcgtttcgttggCAACTTCCGGATCGATCACACGCAACGTGTACAGATCGTCGATGTACAAACCGGACTTTCCAAATTCTTCACTCATTTTGAacgcgataaaaaaaagaatttgttTTCGAAAGAAAAATTCCACCTAGCTGACCGTATATaggcaaatgtttgtttgcactGTTGCCATGGAAACCAGAGCCGTCAGTGAAATGCACCAGTGGAAGCGTGTTTGTACTGAGCATATTGCCGGCATTACCATATCTTGGAGAGTTGCTTTTGATAAACAAATTGTGGGATTAAGTCTCTTCTACGATATCTGTTGTTTACGGTCTAAATTATATGTGTAGGAATGGATTCTGTCTTTGTCCGACTTCCGTTCCCAACTATATTACTTCCTGGTTTTGTCCACCGTCAGGATATTCATGAAGATTAGGATATCTTAAGAAGGTAGGATTCCCAATCGATCTTCACTGGATCTTTCACTGTCAAGCTAACAGTTAGTTTGCCTTTGTCCTCAATCGTAGGCTGGTCATATCATGAGAATGACACCTGACGACCCAGATTCTCTGCAAACGCTTGATCGGCtatatttcttaaaaaataTCCAATACGATGTCATAATTACATTGAATGGTTCATTTATTTCAACAACGGCATATGTTGCATGTACTCCTCGTGTCGTTTCCCCATCTAATTTTTCGCTCTGCCGACGTGCTTCCCACGAATAGAGTGCCGTCTACAAATTTCAACCCAAAATGAAGTTGGGTCGGCGGGGGAGGTGTTGTTTCACGTTTCACATCGATTGATCgctaaaaaaacacatcctcTAGGTTACACATGGTTTAATGTTTGCACCAGAATGTATGGAGTTATGGGTCCTTACTAGCTTTTCTAGCTTGTTTTAGTGTTCAGTTACGCCTTACAGTGTTACTCtaccttctctctttcttcatcAATTTACAATCAACCACAAATATAGACGACGAGAAAACAGCATTAATCATTTAGTTCGGTTTTTGCGGGATTGGAATTTTGCATGCTCTGGCAATGGAAACGAAATCACCGAGCCGCTCGCCATTCAAGTAAAGATGAACCTATTTCTTATTGTTGTGAATTGCTGCTTCAATAACGACTGTATTGATTCTGAGCGAAGCTTTTTTGTTACCTTGCCTCGTTTAGCTAACCGCTCCCTGGCGCTTGTGTAacaggtgtttgtgtgttttgataaattaaaagaaagttAGCGAAACTACAAACTAACACACACCctgattttcccttttttgtattcagCCCATGCTGGTGGCTGTTCTCCTGTTTGCTTCTTCGGCAGGAAATACTGACACAACTGACATCAGGTtcgaaaatgtaaagaaacaaGTAATGCCTAAGCTGGaagattttttccttctgtggCCTCTACTATTTCGCGAAAGACGAACGAGTTTCAGCTGggctttgtttttcgtttgattttttttccttcttctttatATGTTTATATGGACCAATTTGGTTGTTATCCTAACGACGCAACCGTTCGTCGTTTAGGGCTTCTTCTGCGTTCTCTTCTTCTATTTtacttctttaaaaaaaggagatGATGGGTGTATGTAAATGAATTGCGAAATTTCTATATACTAAACAGACCATTCATTACGCCCAACAAAAATCCCCCAGGAAAATGTGGAGACTGTTTTctgttcggttttgtttttttctttctttactcGACCATAAATCCAACGTCCAAACTTTGAGTTGGTTCCTAAAGCGTTCACGTCGAGGATGAAGCAGCTTCCGAGCTGGCAGCAGCCTCGTCCGCAATCGAAGCGACTGCTGCGGCCGCCTCGGTTTCTTCGGTGGTCGCATCTGCTTCCTTACCAGCGGACACTATCCCATTACTGCTGTCGGTCGGTTCCGTGGTGGAAGAAGCGTCATCAGCACTCGCCGCATCAGTTTTAGCTTTTTTCGTTGCGGACGATACTGCGTCCACGTCGCTATCATCGACAGTGCCGGCTGCCGAGTTCGATGCGGTACGCTTCCGTGAAGCTGCACCGGTAAAGTTCGGCTTAAATTGAACGATTATGGCCGTCATGTTGTCGCAGCCGGTACCGTCGCCTCGCGTGTGTGGTGCTAGACAAACGTCGAATAACTAACATGGAAGGAGgggaaatttcaatttctattTCACATCCGCCAAGGGGAAAGGTTTTGAAATTACCTCTTCGCAAATTTTTGACAACTTCATGCCCGGTTTGTGGATTCGTTCCTGTACGAACTGGACAACCTGCTCACTGGTCATAAAGTTCCAGATACCGTCACAAGCCAGCACCATAAAATCGTCTTCCGGGCCAATCGTGATCTTCTC encodes the following:
- the LOC126563290 gene encoding intraflagellar transport protein 20 homolog, producing MSEEFGKSGLYIDDLYTLRVIDPEVANETNELKDECERFAEKLTDFRRIIDQFANIVEVFAAEVDQEKMRAVGVQNMLKTFSKQRESEQQQIQSEIIEKMVELDKLKIEYQYLQRIESEQQEMIDNFYQNQ